One part of the Lycium ferocissimum isolate CSIRO_LF1 chromosome 8, AGI_CSIRO_Lferr_CH_V1, whole genome shotgun sequence genome encodes these proteins:
- the LOC132067269 gene encoding uncharacterized protein LOC132067269 isoform X2, with the protein MLVSLSGLVHEVHLKKVPLLAKVSVTFSCSPTGVHALAKFFECIPALEHFRWCSMFRFFNNKAVEVPRRLSFALSCLKHLHINLVYLDELPELQGALCLIRSSPYSQDIEIQVYQRFQPDEYPKLLDPVTRDYVDEIPASFSDVTLNHLKAVKLEGIAGTRPEMQLIQLLLAKSPALVRMKIDPYYGLEDKKSLKVVAEITNFQRASSKAEVVDNVD; encoded by the exons ATGTTGGTTTCTCTCTCAG GACTTGTACATGAAGTTCATCTAAAAAAAGTCCCTCTTCTTGCAAAAGTTTCGGTTACGTTTTCATGTTCACCCACAGGAGTACATGCTCTTGCCAAGTTTTTTGAATGTATTCCTGCTCTCGAGCATTTCCGCTGGTGCAGTATGTTCCGG TTTTTCAATAACAAAGCAGTTGAAGTACCAAGAAGGCTTTCCTTTGCTCTGAGCTGTCTTAAACATCTTCACATTAATTTGGTGTACCTAGATGAATTGCCTGAGCTTCAAGGTGCTCTTTGCTTGATAAGAAGCTCCCCTTATTCACAAGATATTGAAATTCAG GTGTATCAACGTTTTCAGCCCGATGAATATCCGAAATTGCTTGATCCAGTGACCAGGgattatgttgatgaaattcCTGCAAGCTTCTCAGATGTGACACTGAATCACCTCAAGGCAGTTAAGCTTGAAGGTATTGCTGGAACAAGGCCTGAAATGCAGCTTATCCAGCTTCTATTAGCCAAGTCTCCAGCTCTGGTGAGAATGAAAATCGACCCCTACTATGGATTGGAAGATAAAAAATCTCTCAAAGTAGTTGCAGAGATAACAAATTTTCAGCGGGCGTCATCTAAAgcagaagttgtagataatgtAGATTAG
- the LOC132067269 gene encoding F-box/FBD/LRR-repeat protein At1g13570-like isoform X1: MCPKGKKKCCRSLPLDVFSDLPENLIDAILMCLPFKDTVRTSVLSKKWRYNWCRLPELTLDETGWTTNKDIIFCTSKITKIISHIVRLHAGPITKFILCVPRSWPKIHDLINFLSQNGIQHLVLRRLSSVHQYKLPSSVFTCLQLRHLALESCFIHPPTVFKGFDCLTVLELNHVESSDEFFRNLISNCLLLEPLVLDQPYCLNLVEIESPTLRSFVYAGLVHEVHLKKVPLLAKVSVTFSCSPTGVHALAKFFECIPALEHFRWCSMFRFFNNKAVEVPRRLSFALSCLKHLHINLVYLDELPELQGALCLIRSSPYSQDIEIQVYQRFQPDEYPKLLDPVTRDYVDEIPASFSDVTLNHLKAVKLEGIAGTRPEMQLIQLLLAKSPALVRMKIDPYYGLEDKKSLKVVAEITNFQRASSKAEVVDNVD, from the exons ATGTGTCCTAAGGGTAAAAAAAAGTGTTGTCGATCTTTACCTCTTGATGTATTTAGCGACCTTCCAGAGAATTTAATTGATGCCATTTTGATGTGCTTGCCCTTTAAAGATACTGTGAGGACAAGCGTCTTGTCAAAGAAATGGAGGTATAACTGGTGCAGACTTCCAGAGTTGACACTTGATGAAACTGGTTGGACAACTAACAAGGATATAATATTTTGTACAAGTAAAATTACCAAGATTATCTCCCacattgtgagacttcatgctGGACCAATTACAAAGTTTATCCTCTGTGTTCCCAGAAGCTGGCCTAAGATTCATGACTTGATAAATTTCCTCTCTCAAAATGGCATTCAACATCTCGTTCTTAGACGTCTATCCAGTGTTCACCAATACAAATTGCCTTCTTCAGTTTTCACATGTTTGCAGTTGAGGCATTTGGCTCTCGAAAGCTGTTTCATACACCCTCCAACTGTCTTTAAGGGATTTGATTGTTTAACTGTGCTAGAATTAAATCATGTCGAAAGTTCTGATGAGTTTTTTCGAAATCTGATCTCCAATTGCCTGTTGCTTGAGCCTTTGGTGTTAGATCAACCATATTGTTTAAATCTCGTTGAAATTGAATCTCCCACGCTGAGGTCATTTGTTTACGCAGGACTTGTACATGAAGTTCATCTAAAAAAAGTCCCTCTTCTTGCAAAAGTTTCGGTTACGTTTTCATGTTCACCCACAGGAGTACATGCTCTTGCCAAGTTTTTTGAATGTATTCCTGCTCTCGAGCATTTCCGCTGGTGCAGTATGTTCCGG TTTTTCAATAACAAAGCAGTTGAAGTACCAAGAAGGCTTTCCTTTGCTCTGAGCTGTCTTAAACATCTTCACATTAATTTGGTGTACCTAGATGAATTGCCTGAGCTTCAAGGTGCTCTTTGCTTGATAAGAAGCTCCCCTTATTCACAAGATATTGAAATTCAG GTGTATCAACGTTTTCAGCCCGATGAATATCCGAAATTGCTTGATCCAGTGACCAGGgattatgttgatgaaattcCTGCAAGCTTCTCAGATGTGACACTGAATCACCTCAAGGCAGTTAAGCTTGAAGGTATTGCTGGAACAAGGCCTGAAATGCAGCTTATCCAGCTTCTATTAGCCAAGTCTCCAGCTCTGGTGAGAATGAAAATCGACCCCTACTATGGATTGGAAGATAAAAAATCTCTCAAAGTAGTTGCAGAGATAACAAATTTTCAGCGGGCGTCATCTAAAgcagaagttgtagataatgtAGATTAG